From a single Bacteroidia bacterium genomic region:
- a CDS encoding class I SAM-dependent DNA methyltransferase — protein sequence MLTQDFTAKTKELIDNLKGVCASYGLGNDGNEFKIITQVFLYKFMNDKFGYEVKSLDPKLAQAQSWEQEIASYNDAQYEMLLLRMSPDSAKLKKEHFLSYLYNKQDSEEFAKLFDDTLRDIAIFNNEIFSVKTGSGAKITLFDELSNYITDSSQRDNFCKALVNQLVDFSFEKIFSQKFDFFSTIFEYLIKDYNKDGGGKYAEYYTPHAVAKIMAAILVDAPVSNVTCYDPSAGSGTLLMSLAHAIGEDRCTIYSQDISQKSSGMLRLNLILNNLVHSIQNVIQGNTLLSPYHRAGDKLMTFDYIVSNPPFKLDFSDYVADLDAKQNKERFFAGFPNVPKKDKDKMAIYPLFIQHIMYSLSAKGRAAVVVPTGFLTAQSGIEKKIRERLVGQKMLRGVVSMPSNIFATTGTNVSILFLDKANTKGDIVLMDASKLGTTVKDGKNQKTVLSAEEETRIITTFNRHEAVEDFSVVVSYEQIQEKNYSFSAGQYFEVKIEYVDITAEEFAAKMNGFQTRLAEMFAESRKLEEEIEKQLGGLRYE from the coding sequence ATGCTTACTCAAGACTTCACAGCAAAAACCAAAGAACTCATCGACAACCTCAAAGGCGTATGTGCCTCCTACGGCTTGGGAAACGATGGAAACGAATTTAAAATCATTACCCAGGTTTTTCTCTACAAATTTATGAACGATAAGTTTGGCTATGAGGTAAAATCGCTCGATCCCAAACTGGCCCAGGCACAAAGCTGGGAACAGGAAATCGCCTCTTACAATGACGCTCAATACGAAATGCTCCTCCTCCGGATGAGCCCCGACAGCGCCAAACTCAAAAAAGAACATTTCCTCTCCTATCTCTACAACAAACAAGACTCCGAAGAATTTGCCAAACTTTTTGACGATACCCTTCGCGATATCGCCATTTTCAACAATGAAATATTCTCAGTCAAAACTGGCTCCGGTGCCAAAATCACCCTTTTCGACGAACTGAGCAACTATATCACCGACAGCAGCCAGCGCGACAATTTCTGCAAGGCACTGGTCAACCAACTTGTGGATTTCAGCTTCGAAAAAATATTCAGCCAGAAATTTGACTTCTTCTCCACCATCTTTGAGTACCTCATCAAAGATTACAACAAAGACGGCGGCGGCAAATATGCCGAATATTACACCCCCCACGCCGTAGCCAAAATCATGGCCGCTATCCTCGTGGACGCACCCGTAAGCAATGTGACATGCTATGACCCGTCGGCGGGTTCGGGTACTTTGCTGATGAGCCTGGCCCATGCCATCGGCGAAGACCGCTGCACCATATATTCGCAAGACATTTCGCAGAAATCGAGCGGTATGTTGCGGCTAAACCTGATCCTCAACAACCTCGTCCACTCTATCCAGAATGTCATTCAGGGCAATACCCTGCTCAGCCCCTATCACAGAGCGGGTGATAAGCTGATGACTTTTGACTACATCGTTTCCAATCCTCCCTTCAAACTTGATTTCAGCGACTATGTAGCAGACCTGGACGCCAAACAAAACAAGGAGCGCTTTTTTGCAGGTTTTCCCAATGTGCCCAAAAAAGATAAGGACAAAATGGCCATTTATCCCTTGTTTATCCAGCATATCATGTATTCACTCTCGGCGAAGGGCCGGGCGGCGGTAGTGGTTCCCACCGGATTTCTCACGGCGCAGAGCGGCATCGAAAAGAAAATACGCGAGCGACTCGTAGGGCAAAAAATGCTGCGCGGCGTGGTGAGCATGCCCAGCAATATATTTGCCACCACCGGCACCAACGTGTCTATCCTCTTTCTGGACAAAGCCAATACCAAAGGGGACATCGTACTGATGGACGCCAGCAAACTCGGCACTACTGTCAAAGACGGTAAAAACCAGAAAACCGTACTTTCTGCCGAAGAAGAAACCCGCATCATCACCACCTTCAACCGGCACGAAGCCGTGGAGGACTTTTCGGTGGTAGTGAGCTACGAACAGATTCAGGAAAAAAACTACAGCTTCAGCGCGGGCCAGTACTTTGAAGTAAAAATCGAATACGTGGACATCACGGCGGAGGAATTTGCCGCAAAGATGAATGGCTTTCAGACACGGCTGGCGGAGATGTTTGCCGAATCGCGGAAGTTGGAGGAGGAGATAGAGAAACAGTTGGGAGGGTTGAGATATGAGTAA
- a CDS encoding alpha-glucuronidase family glycosyl hydrolase, with protein MKKHLLLLLILLQAASILMAEDGYRLWLRYDKISDESVLTNYRKTITGWMVDESSPVFSSSREELQRGLNGLLGATIPDVHSYTKGNIVIAGTPTGSPTVKSLVDADMLKDIGPEGFVIVSVTAGKKPVIVITGNTEKGVLYGVFHFLRLLQTHQDISNLSVKSSPKVTHRLLNHWDNLDRTVERGYAGFSLWDWHKLPDFRDPRYTDYARANASIGINGTVVTNVNANALILTPAYLEKVAALADIFRPWGIRLYLTARFSAPIEIGKLKTADPLNDSVRQWWTEKIDEIYQYVPDFGGFLVKANSEGQPGPQNYGRNHADGANMLAEALEPHGGVVMWRAFVYDDKEPDDRAKQANNEFEPLDGTFRKNVIVQVKNGAIDFQPREPFHPLFGAMPQTPLMMEFQITQEYLGFATHLAYLGELFKETLDADTWAKDKGSTVAKVIDGSLDGHSLSGMAGVANIGTDRNWCGHHFGQANWYAFGRLAWDHTLTPTQIAEEWGRMTFSNDMAILSPIKRMMLGSRETVVNYMTPLGLHHIMGRNHHYGPGPWVTGGRADWTSVYYHRADSLGVGFDRTPSGSNATSQYAPEVAKMFASRTDCPEEFLLWFHHVGWDEKVASGRTLWDEICHRYYQGVEEVSQMQTEWASLEGKVDAERFAHVTMFLKIQEKEAKLWRDACVLYFQTFSQKPIPASLPKPEHTLEYYENLRFPYAPGIRPRW; from the coding sequence ATGAAAAAACACCTACTACTTCTACTGATTTTGCTGCAAGCTGCCAGTATCCTGATGGCCGAAGATGGCTATCGCCTCTGGCTCCGGTATGACAAGATTTCTGATGAATCTGTTCTGACAAATTACCGGAAAACGATCACAGGCTGGATGGTGGATGAATCCTCCCCGGTATTCAGCTCTTCCCGCGAAGAGTTGCAGCGGGGGTTAAACGGGCTGCTGGGTGCGACCATTCCCGATGTCCATTCCTATACCAAAGGCAATATCGTCATCGCGGGTACACCCACCGGCTCACCGACAGTAAAATCGCTGGTTGATGCCGATATGCTGAAAGATATAGGCCCGGAAGGATTTGTCATTGTGAGCGTAACCGCAGGAAAAAAGCCCGTCATTGTAATTACCGGGAATACCGAAAAAGGAGTGTTATACGGTGTATTTCATTTCCTCCGGCTCCTTCAGACCCATCAGGATATCAGCAATCTTTCGGTCAAAAGTTCTCCCAAAGTCACCCACCGCCTGCTCAATCACTGGGACAATCTCGACCGCACGGTCGAGCGGGGATACGCGGGTTTTTCGCTCTGGGACTGGCATAAACTCCCCGACTTTCGCGACCCGCGCTACACCGACTACGCCCGCGCCAATGCCTCTATCGGCATCAACGGCACGGTGGTCACCAATGTCAACGCCAATGCGCTGATCCTCACTCCCGCTTATCTCGAAAAAGTCGCCGCACTTGCAGATATTTTCAGACCCTGGGGAATCAGGCTTTACCTTACCGCGCGATTCAGCGCGCCTATAGAAATCGGCAAACTCAAAACCGCCGATCCGCTCAATGATAGCGTGCGCCAGTGGTGGACAGAAAAAATAGATGAGATCTACCAATATGTCCCCGACTTCGGCGGATTTCTGGTCAAGGCCAATTCGGAAGGACAGCCCGGCCCGCAAAACTACGGGCGCAACCACGCCGACGGCGCCAATATGCTCGCAGAAGCCCTTGAACCACACGGCGGTGTGGTCATGTGGCGCGCATTTGTCTATGACGACAAAGAACCCGACGACAGAGCCAAACAAGCCAATAACGAATTTGAGCCGCTGGACGGGACTTTCAGGAAAAATGTAATCGTTCAGGTAAAAAATGGGGCCATAGACTTCCAGCCGAGAGAACCTTTTCACCCGCTGTTTGGCGCCATGCCTCAGACGCCGCTGATGATGGAGTTTCAGATCACACAGGAATACCTCGGTTTTGCCACCCACCTCGCTTATCTCGGCGAATTATTTAAAGAAACTCTCGACGCAGACACATGGGCCAAAGACAAAGGTTCGACCGTCGCAAAGGTCATTGATGGAAGCCTGGATGGACATTCTCTTTCCGGTATGGCCGGTGTCGCCAATATTGGTACAGACCGCAACTGGTGCGGCCATCATTTCGGACAGGCCAACTGGTATGCGTTTGGGCGACTGGCCTGGGATCATACCCTGACGCCCACACAGATTGCAGAGGAGTGGGGGAGAATGACCTTTTCCAACGATATGGCCATCCTCAGCCCTATCAAGCGCATGATGCTAGGATCGAGGGAAACGGTCGTCAACTATATGACGCCGCTGGGCCTCCATCATATTATGGGTCGCAACCATCATTACGGTCCCGGCCCCTGGGTAACGGGGGGCAGGGCAGACTGGACTTCGGTGTATTATCACCGGGCCGACAGCCTCGGCGTTGGGTTTGACCGCACGCCGTCGGGCAGCAATGCCACCTCGCAGTACGCGCCCGAAGTGGCGAAAATGTTTGCCTCAAGGACCGATTGTCCGGAGGAATTTTTGTTGTGGTTTCACCACGTGGGCTGGGACGAAAAAGTTGCTTCAGGTCGCACGTTGTGGGACGAGATCTGCCACCGGTATTATCAGGGCGTAGAGGAAGTCAGCCAAATGCAGACCGAATGGGCATCGCTGGAAGGGAAAGTGGATGCGGAGCGGTTTGCCCATGTAACGATGTTTTTGAAAATACAGGAGAAGGAAGCGAAACTCTGGCGGGATGCATGTGTGTTGTATTTCCAGACCTTTTCGCAAAAGCCGATACCCGCCAGTTTGCCCAAACCGGAGCATACGCTGGAGTATTATGAGAACCTGCGGTTTCCCTATGCGCCGGGGATACGGCCGAGGTGGTGA
- a CDS encoding ATP-binding protein — translation MKRLPIGIQTFSEIVNGGYLYIDKTEGIAQLLNSGKYYFLSRPRRFGKSLLLSTIKSIVQGSRDLFEGLWIYDQWDWSKKHPVIHLGFASLGYKEGGLSEAIVQELDRIATGFEVNLEPNEPGQMLRELIGKLKETRGKVVILIDEYDKPIIDYLGKDTAQAKKHQGIMRSFYSVIKDADPYLEFLLITGISKFSKVSLFSDLNNLYDLTLEENYSTLLGYTQEELETYFSAYFPKVMQRRNIGSREEFLQKVRLWYNGYSWDGRNFVYNPFSILSFFQNGDFYNFWFESGTPSFLLELMKSQNFYKIEGLEVDALTFAGYDIEHIQSLPVLFQTGYLTIKSRTDMGLYILDYPNKEVRDAMYGNILGDLRYDQAGFSAVFMVELRKAFYANDVETAIDVIKSLFARIPYEIFIANQEAYYHSLLYIAFQFLGSYTVETEVSTNRGRIDVVVHTPTDIYVIEFKLDEPAEAALAQIRQKKYYEKYTHTGKTIHLLGIGFSSAEKSVADWKEEVV, via the coding sequence ATGAAACGACTCCCGATCGGCATCCAGACTTTTAGTGAAATTGTAAATGGCGGTTATCTGTACATCGATAAAACCGAGGGAATCGCACAGTTGCTCAATTCAGGGAAATACTATTTCCTCTCCCGTCCGCGGCGTTTTGGCAAGTCGCTGCTGCTTTCAACAATAAAATCCATTGTGCAGGGAAGCCGGGACTTGTTTGAAGGGCTATGGATTTACGATCAATGGGACTGGTCGAAAAAACATCCGGTGATTCATCTCGGGTTTGCGAGTCTGGGTTATAAGGAGGGCGGACTTTCGGAGGCAATTGTACAGGAATTGGACAGAATCGCAACCGGATTTGAGGTAAATCTGGAACCTAACGAACCCGGGCAGATGTTGCGAGAGTTGATTGGAAAACTAAAGGAGACTCGTGGGAAAGTCGTCATCCTGATAGACGAATACGACAAACCGATTATTGACTATCTGGGCAAGGACACTGCCCAGGCAAAAAAACATCAGGGTATCATGCGGAGTTTTTATTCGGTGATCAAAGACGCCGATCCGTACCTTGAGTTTTTGCTCATCACGGGCATTTCGAAGTTTAGTAAAGTGAGTCTGTTTTCGGATTTGAATAATCTCTACGACCTGACCTTAGAAGAGAACTACAGCACTTTGCTGGGTTATACACAGGAAGAATTAGAGACATATTTTTCTGCCTATTTTCCGAAAGTGATGCAACGGCGGAATATCGGGTCTCGTGAGGAGTTTCTACAAAAGGTACGGCTGTGGTATAATGGTTATAGCTGGGACGGACGAAATTTTGTTTACAACCCTTTTTCGATTCTTTCTTTTTTCCAGAATGGAGACTTTTACAACTTCTGGTTTGAATCAGGCACGCCCAGTTTTCTGCTGGAACTGATGAAGTCGCAGAATTTCTACAAAATAGAAGGACTGGAAGTGGACGCACTGACCTTTGCAGGCTACGACATCGAGCACATTCAGTCGCTTCCGGTATTGTTTCAGACCGGTTATCTGACCATCAAAAGCCGGACAGATATGGGGTTGTATATACTCGATTACCCCAATAAAGAAGTCCGCGACGCGATGTATGGGAATATCCTGGGTGATTTGCGGTATGATCAGGCGGGGTTCAGCGCGGTGTTTATGGTCGAACTGCGCAAAGCCTTTTACGCCAACGACGTAGAAACGGCAATAGACGTGATCAAAAGCCTTTTTGCCCGCATTCCCTACGAAATATTCATCGCCAATCAGGAGGCGTATTACCATTCGCTGCTATACATCGCCTTTCAGTTTTTGGGGAGTTATACCGTCGAGACAGAAGTGAGTACCAACCGTGGGCGGATAGATGTGGTGGTACACACCCCGACCGACATTTACGTCATCGAATTCAAACTCGACGAACCGGCGGAGGCAGCTTTGGCCCAGATTCGCCAGAAAAAATACTACGAAAAATACACCCACACCGGCAAAACCATCCACCTGCTCGGTATCGGCTTCAGCAGCGCCGAGAAAAGCGTCGCCGACTGGAAGGAAGAGGTGGTGTGA
- a CDS encoding serine hydrolase domain-containing protein, with protein MRIVLISILTILSCSAVLGQVQLSKKQIILLDSIATQDVPKNSPGIATAIIQDGKVIYEKYAGYADLTDSSLIQNSTRFNIASNGKQFTALAILTLVDKKKLKLSDDIRKWFPDLYPNISDKITIQSLLNHTSGIRDCYDLWSLQGYTWWEKSFTNNDVLALIEKQTDLNFQPDTKYLYSNSNYILLALIIEKVSKKTFVEYTNEMFRQLNMPNTSFESDYAKIRGQIARAYFNFGTWTTYDWIWNVVGDGNIFSTLEDQIQWEKLVQGKGKTTLNREVILQSQQGIDNSKFNNYGFGLEFGEYKGVEYKFHEGATGAWKATVIRFPQKNISMLTLTNTGKSIPYNQTRQMADVVFGLKSPETYLITKPTSIGKYVSEDEILGTYLTDSDFAFTFEKNDNKIFLKRVGRNDVELEREADNIFRQKFDTDFKQEFTTNSNGEMQVTAYYVNHSPYSLTKVGKPGNEFDFNKINGDYFNSETNTNITLKYLDAVNYEVTFRADYVTKGLLVSDNKVLVDFFSLEFRDGDLLLNGERIKQVKYKRK; from the coding sequence ATGAGAATAGTATTAATAAGTATTTTGACAATTCTTTCCTGCTCAGCAGTTTTAGGACAGGTTCAATTATCAAAAAAGCAAATCATCCTTCTTGACAGCATTGCAACCCAGGACGTACCAAAAAATTCTCCAGGTATTGCAACTGCTATTATTCAAGACGGAAAAGTGATTTATGAAAAGTATGCAGGTTACGCAGACTTAACAGACAGCTCTCTTATTCAAAATTCAACACGTTTCAACATTGCTTCAAATGGGAAACAATTCACCGCACTGGCAATACTGACCTTGGTTGACAAAAAGAAACTTAAACTCTCTGACGATATTAGAAAATGGTTTCCAGACTTGTACCCCAATATCAGCGATAAGATCACTATTCAAAGTTTGTTGAATCATACAAGCGGTATCAGAGACTGTTATGATTTATGGTCATTACAAGGGTACACTTGGTGGGAGAAATCCTTTACCAATAATGATGTATTAGCTTTAATTGAGAAGCAGACTGATTTGAATTTTCAACCAGATACGAAATATTTATACAGCAACTCGAACTACATACTGTTGGCCCTGATTATAGAAAAAGTCTCAAAGAAAACCTTCGTGGAATACACTAATGAAATGTTCAGGCAATTGAATATGCCAAACACCTCTTTTGAGAGTGACTATGCTAAAATACGAGGACAAATTGCCAGGGCTTATTTCAATTTTGGCACCTGGACTACTTATGATTGGATTTGGAATGTAGTTGGTGATGGTAATATTTTTTCGACCCTGGAAGATCAAATTCAATGGGAAAAATTAGTGCAGGGGAAAGGAAAGACAACCTTAAACAGAGAAGTCATTTTGCAAAGCCAACAAGGAATTGACAATTCAAAATTTAATAATTATGGTTTCGGTCTTGAATTTGGTGAGTATAAAGGGGTAGAATATAAATTTCACGAAGGAGCGACCGGTGCCTGGAAGGCAACTGTAATTAGGTTTCCTCAAAAAAATATTTCGATGTTAACCCTGACTAATACAGGCAAATCCATTCCTTATAATCAAACAAGGCAAATGGCTGATGTCGTTTTTGGCTTAAAGTCGCCAGAAACGTATCTTATAACTAAGCCAACAAGTATAGGTAAATATGTAAGTGAAGATGAAATCTTAGGAACATACCTGACGGATAGTGATTTTGCATTCACATTTGAAAAGAATGACAATAAAATATTTTTAAAAAGAGTAGGCAGGAATGATGTTGAATTAGAACGTGAAGCAGATAATATATTTCGGCAAAAGTTTGATACAGACTTTAAGCAAGAATTTACTACCAACTCAAATGGAGAAATGCAGGTAACAGCATATTATGTAAATCATTCACCCTATTCACTGACCAAAGTAGGTAAACCCGGAAATGAATTTGACTTCAATAAAATTAATGGAGATTATTTTAATTCGGAGACAAATACAAACATAACATTAAAATATCTGGATGCTGTAAATTACGAAGTAACATTTCGGGCAGATTATGTGACAAAAGGGTTACTTGTATCTGATAATAAAGTGCTTGTTGACTTTTTTAGTTTAGAGTTCCGGGACGGAGACTTATTACTTAACGGAGAAAGAATAAAACAGGTGAAATATAAACGAAAATGA
- a CDS encoding type I restriction endonuclease, with amino-acid sequence MSFNENTRVKIPAILHLCRLGYQYLSLSKKTWNKDTNIFPDIFEESMQKINPDLDKDGIKRILEDISLVLENEDLGAAFYQMLTATSGTKLIDFNNLNNNSFHVVTELTCKNGEDEFRPDITLLINGMPLAFVEVKKPNNHEGILQERDRINVRFKNKKFRRFANISQILVFSNNMDYDIESIEPVQGAFYATTSYNSAIFHCFREEEIFDLNTLLSPENEQTENFVLKDNNLSAIKHSPEFLTNKNPETPTNRILTSLFSKNRLALLLKYSIAYVKEEKGLEKHIMRYPQLFATLAIEKKLEAGIKKGIIWHTQGSGKTALAYYNVKYLTDYFQRKDIVPKFYFIVDRIDLMNQAKSEFSSRDLTVHTVNSKEELLRNFKTRQAIHNLSGNREITVVNIQKFKEDTTILEDKDYDIRTQRIYFLDEVHRSYDPKGSFLANLINSDRNAVIIGLTGTPLIGNDRTSRATFGDYIHKYYYNASIADGYTLKLIREDIETTYKLTLKAALKEVEILKGTVKKGLIYAHPRFVEPMLDYIIKDFVDTRNRMGDHTIGAMVVCDSSAQAQKLFEIFISKYNPTQKTVEPVEPYKIAAEPPLEYGYYVKKQSARLTASLILHDTGSKDDRKEEVAQFKDGNIDILFVYQMLLTGFDAKRLKKLYLARVVRDHNLLQTLTRVNRPYKKFRYGYVVDFADISQEFDATNKAYFDELQADLGDEIKFYSNLFKSKEEIEAELADIREKLFLFDLKNAEIFSQQVSEIEDRKQVLEIKKALENARNLYNIIRLEGHFDLLENTDFQKLNYLYQETARHLDLLNVKSNLENDADTSHLLNVALEDVLFMFRKISEEEMVIADQLKDTLRKTREALASNFDQTDPQFVNLYEELRRLFKNKNLDEISQEEMKKNIASLQNIYDKVTELNRKNNLLKTKYNYDTKYARTHKRIMEKGAVSQRESEIYDALTKIKTLTDDKLLNNAKILDNEGYFQGLLIKFVVEGFGNNKIPIDPDSARYINTCLAKEYINEYHGSRSL; translated from the coding sequence ATGTCTTTTAATGAAAATACAAGGGTGAAAATCCCTGCAATTCTCCATCTTTGCCGCCTTGGTTATCAATACCTTTCGCTTTCAAAGAAAACCTGGAATAAAGACACCAATATATTTCCAGATATTTTTGAGGAGAGTATGCAAAAGATAAACCCTGATTTAGACAAAGACGGAATCAAGCGAATCCTGGAAGATATCTCACTGGTGCTTGAAAATGAGGACCTTGGAGCGGCTTTTTATCAAATGCTGACCGCCACTTCCGGGACAAAACTGATTGATTTTAACAATCTTAATAATAATTCCTTTCATGTAGTTACTGAACTTACCTGTAAAAATGGTGAAGATGAATTCCGGCCTGACATCACCCTGCTGATCAACGGAATGCCGCTGGCTTTTGTTGAAGTCAAAAAACCCAATAACCACGAGGGCATTTTGCAGGAAAGAGATCGCATTAATGTTCGGTTTAAGAATAAAAAGTTCCGCAGGTTTGCCAATATCTCACAGATACTTGTGTTCTCCAACAACATGGATTACGATATTGAGTCGATAGAACCTGTTCAGGGGGCTTTCTACGCAACTACTTCTTACAACTCCGCTATTTTTCATTGTTTCAGGGAAGAAGAAATATTTGATCTGAATACCTTACTTAGCCCGGAGAATGAACAAACAGAAAACTTTGTCCTGAAAGACAATAACTTATCCGCGATCAAACATTCTCCCGAATTTCTCACCAACAAAAATCCTGAAACGCCTACCAATCGGATACTCACTTCCTTATTTAGCAAAAACCGGCTGGCACTCCTGCTGAAATACAGTATCGCTTATGTAAAAGAAGAAAAAGGCCTGGAAAAACATATCATGCGATACCCGCAGTTGTTTGCTACCCTTGCAATTGAAAAAAAACTTGAAGCAGGAATCAAAAAGGGAATCATCTGGCATACACAAGGCAGCGGGAAAACAGCACTTGCTTACTATAATGTCAAATACCTCACAGATTACTTTCAGCGGAAAGATATCGTTCCCAAATTTTATTTTATCGTAGATCGTATTGACCTGATGAACCAGGCAAAAAGCGAATTTTCCAGCAGAGATTTGACCGTACATACTGTCAACTCCAAAGAAGAATTGCTTCGCAACTTTAAAACCCGGCAGGCCATTCACAATCTCTCCGGAAACAGGGAAATAACGGTAGTAAATATCCAGAAATTCAAAGAGGATACTACAATTCTTGAGGATAAAGATTACGATATCCGCACACAAAGAATCTATTTTCTCGATGAAGTACACCGCAGTTATGACCCCAAAGGGAGTTTCCTCGCCAATCTGATAAACTCTGATAGAAATGCAGTAATCATCGGCCTGACAGGTACACCATTGATCGGCAATGACAGGACTTCCCGCGCAACTTTTGGCGACTATATCCACAAATACTATTATAATGCCTCTATTGCCGATGGCTATACCTTAAAGCTCATTCGTGAAGACATTGAAACTACCTACAAGCTGACCCTGAAGGCTGCTCTGAAGGAAGTGGAAATCCTGAAGGGAACGGTGAAAAAAGGGCTCATTTATGCGCATCCGCGATTTGTGGAGCCGATGCTCGATTATATTATCAAAGATTTTGTGGATACCCGCAATCGCATGGGGGATCATACAATTGGTGCTATGGTCGTTTGCGATAGTTCTGCCCAAGCCCAAAAACTCTTCGAGATTTTTATCAGCAAATACAATCCTACACAAAAAACAGTCGAACCGGTCGAACCCTATAAAATAGCTGCCGAACCTCCTCTTGAATATGGTTATTATGTAAAAAAACAATCAGCCAGACTTACCGCCTCCCTCATCCTGCACGATACCGGTTCCAAAGACGACCGCAAAGAAGAAGTGGCGCAGTTTAAAGATGGAAATATTGACATCCTTTTTGTCTATCAAATGTTGCTTACCGGTTTTGATGCCAAGCGGTTAAAAAAACTTTATCTGGCAAGAGTCGTTCGGGATCACAATCTCCTGCAAACGCTCACCCGCGTAAACCGGCCCTACAAAAAATTCCGATACGGTTATGTCGTGGACTTCGCCGACATATCTCAAGAATTTGACGCTACCAACAAAGCTTATTTCGATGAATTGCAAGCTGATCTCGGAGACGAAATAAAATTTTACTCCAACCTCTTCAAATCTAAAGAAGAAATTGAAGCAGAACTCGCAGACATACGGGAAAAACTGTTTCTTTTTGACCTGAAAAACGCAGAAATATTCTCCCAGCAAGTCAGCGAAATCGAAGATCGCAAACAAGTGCTCGAAATCAAAAAAGCACTCGAAAACGCCCGCAATCTCTACAATATTATCCGACTTGAAGGCCATTTTGACCTGCTGGAAAATACCGATTTCCAAAAACTGAACTATCTCTACCAGGAAACTGCGCGACACCTTGATCTGCTAAACGTAAAATCAAATCTCGAAAATGATGCCGATACTTCTCATCTGCTCAACGTGGCGCTGGAAGATGTGCTCTTTATGTTTCGAAAGATTTCGGAAGAGGAAATGGTCATCGCAGACCAACTGAAAGACACCCTGCGAAAAACCCGAGAGGCTTTGGCCAGTAATTTTGACCAAACTGATCCTCAGTTCGTAAATCTTTATGAAGAACTCAGACGCCTGTTCAAAAACAAAAACCTCGACGAAATATCCCAGGAGGAAATGAAAAAAAATATCGCCTCTCTGCAAAATATCTACGATAAAGTAACCGAACTCAACCGCAAAAACAACCTCCTGAAAACAAAATACAACTACGACACCAAGTATGCCCGTACCCACAAACGTATCATGGAAAAAGGCGCTGTTTCCCAACGGGAAAGTGAAATCTATGACGCGCTTACAAAAATCAAAACACTCACAGATGATAAATTGCTGAATAATGCTAAAATTCTTGACAATGAAGGGTATTTTCAGGGATTGCTCATTAAATTTGTGGTAGAGGGTTTTGGGAATAATAAAATCCCCATTGACCCTGATTCTGCAAGATATATCAATACTTGCCTGGCAAAAGAATATATAAACGAATATCATGGGAGCCGGAGTTTGTAA
- a CDS encoding DUF4265 domain-containing protein, giving the protein MNEEGLEKIHIDLPNHWAIGGEAFWATPLGNDLYKIENVPFYAYGLNFHDIVRATSESENTKPEIKELIEQSGHRTFRVFFKKSVDRDKQIEILDSMKELTISYERATGIFLSLDVQPEGNYQAVFDRLDELEQKNILNFETCEARIEGSFDDLPE; this is encoded by the coding sequence ATGAACGAAGAAGGATTGGAAAAAATACATATAGATTTGCCTAACCACTGGGCTATTGGAGGTGAAGCATTTTGGGCAACACCACTGGGAAATGATTTGTATAAAATTGAAAATGTACCTTTTTACGCCTACGGTTTAAACTTTCATGATATCGTTAGGGCAACTTCTGAGTCCGAAAATACAAAACCGGAAATAAAGGAATTGATAGAACAAAGTGGGCATCGAACATTCAGGGTGTTTTTTAAAAAAAGTGTGGATAGAGACAAACAAATTGAGATTCTTGATTCAATGAAAGAACTAACAATCTCTTATGAAAGAGCAACTGGCATATTTCTTTCATTAGATGTTCAACCCGAAGGCAACTATCAGGCCGTATTCGATAGATTGGATGAGTTAGAGCAAAAGAATATTTTAAACTTTGAGACCTGTGAAGCGAGAATCGAAGGTAGCTTTGATGATTTACCAGAGTAA